In the genome of Saprospira sp. CCB-QB6, one region contains:
- a CDS encoding DNA polymerase III subunit yields MQFKDVLGQEAAIEQLKVSYEHERTAHAQIFVGPEGAGGLALALAYSQYLLCEKNENGIADACGQCNACKKVQKNIHPDLHFSYPNIDSKAVSSDHIKEWRKMLEEKGPYVNMNDWLFYLGANNQRGNINKRECVDIVRKFSFTRVEGRFKILLLWMPEYLDKEGNRLLKLIEEPEPNTVFLLVAERAELILNTILSRCQLLKLPALQDEQITAALVQEGLPTQNAQEIAYLSEGNFRKAKQLAHGQDQGEQQLGQAFAGWLRACYQGRAPMVYWVEQFVTGSHPKEGKKGSKTGRKEQLLFLEYGLFFLRELSLLQTGFPANSLRLSAQDQKAAQGLAKLLPLPAIDELQQLFNDHLYFIERNAHPKVLFLDLSIKIHRIFKPL; encoded by the coding sequence ATGCAATTTAAGGACGTATTGGGCCAAGAGGCCGCTATAGAGCAACTCAAAGTTTCTTATGAACATGAGCGCACCGCTCATGCTCAAATTTTTGTTGGACCAGAAGGTGCAGGTGGACTTGCGCTCGCCCTCGCCTATAGTCAATACCTCCTTTGCGAAAAAAATGAAAACGGCATTGCCGATGCCTGTGGGCAATGCAATGCCTGCAAAAAGGTCCAGAAAAATATTCATCCAGATCTCCACTTTTCCTACCCCAATATTGATAGCAAGGCCGTAAGTAGCGACCATATTAAGGAATGGCGCAAAATGCTAGAAGAAAAAGGCCCTTATGTCAATATGAACGATTGGCTCTTTTATTTGGGAGCCAACAATCAAAGGGGCAATATCAATAAGCGGGAGTGTGTGGATATTGTGCGCAAGTTTAGCTTTACTCGAGTAGAGGGCCGCTTTAAAATCCTTTTACTCTGGATGCCCGAATATTTGGACAAGGAGGGGAACCGCCTGCTCAAACTCATTGAAGAACCCGAACCCAATACTGTCTTTCTATTAGTCGCCGAACGAGCGGAGCTTATTCTCAATACTATTCTATCTCGCTGTCAGTTGCTCAAACTGCCCGCCTTACAAGATGAGCAAATTACAGCTGCCTTGGTCCAAGAAGGCCTTCCCACTCAAAATGCACAGGAAATTGCCTACCTCTCAGAGGGGAACTTCCGCAAGGCCAAACAATTGGCCCATGGACAAGATCAGGGAGAACAACAACTCGGACAAGCTTTTGCGGGCTGGCTCCGCGCCTGTTATCAGGGGCGTGCTCCTATGGTCTATTGGGTAGAGCAATTTGTAACGGGGAGCCACCCTAAAGAAGGAAAAAAAGGCAGTAAAACTGGCCGCAAAGAACAATTGCTCTTTTTAGAATATGGTCTCTTTTTTCTTAGAGAATTGAGCCTATTGCAAACAGGTTTTCCCGCTAATAGTTTGCGCCTGTCGGCGCAGGACCAAAAGGCGGCCCAAGGCTTAGCAAAATTGCTTCCCTTGCCTGCTATTGACGAGTTACAGCAGCTCTTTAACGATCATCTTTATTTTATTGAGCGGAATGCTCACCCCAAAGTTTTATTTTTGGACCTCTCCATTAAAATTCATCGCATTTTTAAGCCGCTCTAA
- a CDS encoding polyprenyl synthetase family protein gives MQAFQRLQNAYRAYAAQEQFGQGQPQELYQPLDYILSLGGKQMRPILLLMAAELYLGQDIEAALPAAYAIELFHNFSLMHDDIMDQADLRRGKATVHKKFDTNTAILSGDVMLVYSYKYLAQSAAGNLPALLDCYNETAIGVCEGQQMDMNFEQMQSVALESYIKMIELKTSVLLYGAMKMGALIGQAPAEEAELLGEFGRNMGIAFQLQDDYLDSFGDAATFGKRIGGDILQNKKTVLYIKALELAEEADKQQLLALYQQACPNEKEEEKIETVKAIFERSGAKAALGQAVETYRLKAISFLDQLPKSSTDKAPLYQFLNFIMQRQH, from the coding sequence ATGCAGGCTTTTCAACGCCTCCAAAATGCTTATAGAGCCTATGCGGCTCAAGAACAATTTGGCCAAGGTCAACCTCAGGAGCTTTACCAGCCCCTAGATTATATTCTTTCTCTGGGCGGCAAACAAATGCGGCCCATTTTGCTATTAATGGCCGCCGAACTCTATCTAGGGCAAGACATTGAGGCAGCCTTGCCTGCAGCCTATGCCATAGAGCTTTTCCATAATTTCTCATTAATGCATGATGACATCATGGACCAAGCCGATTTGCGCAGAGGAAAAGCCACGGTACACAAAAAGTTTGATACCAATACGGCTATTCTTTCTGGAGATGTGATGTTGGTCTATAGCTATAAGTATTTAGCCCAATCGGCAGCAGGAAATTTGCCCGCTTTGCTCGATTGCTACAATGAAACAGCTATTGGCGTTTGTGAAGGCCAGCAAATGGATATGAACTTTGAGCAAATGCAGAGCGTAGCCCTAGAAAGCTATATCAAAATGATTGAGCTCAAAACATCGGTCTTGCTCTATGGCGCTATGAAAATGGGGGCACTCATTGGCCAAGCTCCAGCCGAAGAGGCAGAACTGCTAGGCGAATTTGGCCGAAATATGGGCATCGCCTTCCAACTCCAAGACGATTATCTCGATAGCTTTGGCGATGCTGCCACCTTTGGCAAACGCATCGGCGGAGATATTTTGCAGAATAAGAAAACGGTGCTTTATATCAAGGCCCTTGAGCTAGCCGAAGAAGCAGACAAACAGCAGTTGTTAGCCCTTTATCAGCAAGCTTGTCCAAACGAAAAAGAAGAGGAGAAAATCGAAACGGTTAAGGCTATTTTTGAGCGCTCTGGCGCTAAGGCAGCCTTAGGCCAGGCGGTAGAGACTTACCGCCTCAAAGCCATTTCTTTCTTGGACCAACTCCCCAAAAGCTCAACCGATAAAGCCCCGCTTTATCAGTTCCTCAATTTTATCATGCAACGCCAACACTAA
- a CDS encoding SDR family NAD(P)-dependent oxidoreductase gives MQGKTILIVGGSRGIGAALAQKLLAEGAQVYNASRSATTLGQSLSYDALTDDPKALLAQLPDQLDGLVYCPGSINLRPFHRIKEEQFNQEFELNVMGAVRLLQAALPQLKKAEAGASVVLFSTVAVKLGMPFHSAIAMAKGALEGLTKSLAAEWASHNIRLNAIAPSLTNTDLAERLLNTEAKQESAAKRHPLGRIGQPQDIASLAYYLLDQNSQWMTGQVLGLDGGMGSLKI, from the coding sequence ATGCAAGGAAAAACAATACTCATTGTCGGCGGTAGCCGCGGTATCGGCGCCGCCTTGGCCCAAAAACTCTTAGCCGAAGGAGCCCAAGTTTATAATGCCAGCCGCTCTGCAACCACTTTGGGCCAATCCCTTTCTTATGATGCTTTAACCGATGACCCCAAGGCGCTTTTGGCCCAATTGCCAGACCAACTAGATGGCTTGGTCTATTGCCCTGGAAGTATCAATTTACGTCCCTTCCACCGCATCAAAGAAGAACAGTTTAATCAAGAGTTTGAGCTGAATGTGATGGGGGCGGTTCGTCTGCTACAAGCGGCTTTGCCCCAACTCAAAAAGGCTGAAGCAGGCGCTTCTGTGGTCCTTTTCAGTACGGTGGCGGTAAAGCTGGGCATGCCCTTTCATAGCGCTATTGCTATGGCCAAAGGGGCCCTAGAAGGCCTCACTAAATCCTTGGCGGCCGAATGGGCCAGCCATAATATTCGCCTCAATGCTATTGCCCCTTCTCTGACTAATACCGATTTGGCGGAGCGCTTACTCAATACGGAGGCCAAACAGGAATCTGCCGCCAAACGGCACCCTTTGGGCCGCATCGGCCAGCCCCAAGATATCGCTAGCTTGGCTTATTACCTTCTGGACCAAAATAGCCAATGGATGACGGGCCAAGTTCTAGGCTTAGATGGTGGTATGGGCAGCCTAAAAATCTAA
- a CDS encoding glycoside hydrolase family 73 protein: MKSLAFFLCLFSFATSWAKPFSIEDLDPAKTQAYILQFQHIAIAEMDRAGIPASIKMAQGILESGSGASQLAIQANNHFGIKCGGKKHWDGPSFYLWDDETVKSCFRVYDQAEKSYIAHSEFLRNPKKAWRYGFLFDLDKTDYKAWAKGLQKAGYATAKTYSKNLISIIERYELYRLDHLSFQDLQLAPGELDSIFNLQPPPKDSIKGPEERLAIRIPDPFGEVKDTVELELPKGIIEVNGRKAMVLQVGESLNELAQRANIKLKKLERYNDFAEQGCPRAGQYVFLQRKKKRYTGDQHFHILRKGQDLRAVSQYYGIRLKSLEKLNKIYRETLPKTGNKIRLKKE; the protein is encoded by the coding sequence ATGAAGTCCCTTGCTTTTTTTCTTTGCCTTTTTTCCTTTGCTACTAGCTGGGCCAAACCTTTTTCTATTGAGGACCTAGACCCCGCCAAAACGCAGGCTTACATCTTGCAGTTTCAGCATATCGCCATTGCTGAAATGGACCGAGCGGGTATTCCCGCCAGTATCAAAATGGCCCAAGGTATTCTAGAATCAGGTTCTGGCGCTAGCCAACTGGCCATCCAAGCCAACAACCATTTTGGAATCAAATGCGGCGGAAAAAAGCATTGGGACGGCCCTAGCTTTTACCTCTGGGACGATGAGACGGTCAAGTCTTGCTTTCGAGTTTATGACCAAGCCGAGAAATCTTATATCGCCCATAGCGAGTTTTTACGCAACCCCAAAAAGGCCTGGCGCTACGGTTTTCTGTTCGATCTCGATAAAACAGATTATAAAGCTTGGGCCAAAGGCTTGCAAAAGGCAGGTTACGCTACCGCAAAAACCTATAGCAAAAACCTCATTAGTATCATTGAACGCTATGAGCTCTACCGCCTAGACCATCTCTCTTTTCAAGATTTACAACTGGCGCCAGGCGAATTAGACAGCATTTTCAATCTGCAACCACCACCCAAAGATAGCATCAAAGGACCAGAGGAACGCTTGGCGATTCGCATTCCCGACCCCTTCGGAGAAGTTAAGGATACCGTGGAGCTCGAATTGCCCAAGGGCATTATTGAGGTCAATGGCCGCAAAGCCATGGTCCTGCAAGTCGGCGAAAGCCTAAACGAACTGGCCCAAAGAGCCAATATTAAACTCAAAAAGCTAGAACGCTACAACGATTTTGCCGAGCAAGGCTGCCCCAGAGCAGGGCAATATGTCTTTCTCCAACGCAAAAAGAAACGCTATACGGGCGATCAACATTTTCATATCCTCCGAAAAGGACAAGATTTGAGGGCCGTTTCTCAGTATTATGGCATCCGCCTAAAATCACTCGAAAAACTGAATAAGATCTACCGCGAAACCCTTCCCAAAACGGGTAATAAAATCAGATTGAAGAAGGAGTAA
- the pheS gene encoding phenylalanine--tRNA ligase subunit alpha: MQIEAFEKANLLAQEVAAAAPQNKEELEQFRLKFLGTKNQLKPLFGEMRNVPNERKKEYGQLLNEIKQAAEAKFYAKKEELERAELKNYERIDLTAPAQPENWGSRHPVALVMEEMLQIFERIGFSVAEEREIEDDWTNFTALGTPEDHPARDMQDTFYVKDPEKMVLRTHTSPVQIRSMLKQKPPLRIVAPGRVYRNETVSARSHCQFHQIEGLYVAKDVSFADLRQTLYYFAKEMFGATNIRLRPSYFPFTEPSAEMDVYLGLETERDRRLTKGTGWLEVLGCGMVDPKVLENCGIDPEEYTGFAFGIGIERIALFKYEVDDIRLFFENDQRFLKQFNPVLNA, translated from the coding sequence ATGCAAATCGAGGCTTTTGAAAAGGCCAATCTGCTGGCCCAAGAAGTGGCCGCAGCAGCGCCTCAGAATAAAGAAGAACTAGAGCAGTTTCGTTTAAAATTTTTAGGGACCAAAAATCAGCTCAAGCCCCTTTTTGGCGAGATGCGCAATGTCCCCAACGAACGCAAAAAAGAATATGGCCAATTGCTGAATGAGATCAAGCAGGCGGCAGAGGCTAAGTTTTATGCTAAAAAAGAAGAGCTAGAACGGGCCGAATTGAAAAACTATGAGCGCATTGACCTGACGGCTCCTGCCCAGCCCGAAAACTGGGGTAGCCGCCATCCTGTGGCCTTGGTCATGGAAGAAATGTTGCAAATTTTTGAGCGCATTGGCTTTTCGGTAGCCGAAGAGCGTGAAATTGAGGACGATTGGACCAATTTTACGGCTTTGGGCACGCCAGAGGATCATCCCGCTCGCGATATGCAGGATACTTTTTATGTGAAAGACCCTGAAAAAATGGTTTTACGCACCCATACTTCACCTGTACAGATTCGGAGCATGCTCAAACAAAAGCCCCCTTTGCGCATTGTTGCGCCTGGCCGAGTGTACCGTAACGAAACTGTTTCGGCTCGTTCGCATTGCCAGTTCCATCAGATTGAGGGACTTTATGTGGCCAAGGATGTCAGCTTTGCCGACCTTCGTCAGACCCTTTACTATTTTGCCAAAGAAATGTTTGGCGCCACCAATATCCGCCTTCGCCCCTCTTATTTTCCATTTACAGAGCCTAGTGCCGAAATGGATGTTTATTTGGGTCTAGAGACAGAGCGCGACCGCCGCCTGACTAAGGGCACAGGTTGGCTAGAAGTATTGGGTTGTGGTATGGTAGACCCCAAAGTATTGGAAAACTGTGGCATTGACCCCGAAGAATACACGGGTTTTGCCTTTGGTATTGGAATTGAACGCATTGCGCTATTCAAATATGAGGTAGATGATATTCGCCTATTTTTTGAAAATGACCAACGCTTTCTCAAGCAATTTAACCCTGTGCTCAATGCCTAA
- a CDS encoding ArnT family glycosyltransferase, whose amino-acid sequence MLPIAFSPYLLASFLGLGLFLWFWVVKTEVNKLKLCLLFFLALGIRLYMIQIDPFLQDWDERFHALVARNMIEQPFTPLLHKTALLPYDPAAWCCNHIWLHKQPLFLWQMALSMKVFGVSVWAMRLPSALMGAIAVLLSYDFMRIWSQKKKWAFLVALFSCFSFVQLELSSGRLNLDQNDVSFAFYVGASFWAFSRYSISQKKWPWAIAIGLFAGAGVLVKWLTGILVFGSWGLYILGQKEKRFQLKYWGHIALGAASCLATFGPWQVYIIKRFPLESSLSYAFNREHIFTALEGHSGNFLFHFRELWTIYGSSFHLIFLALGILLSLIISPKKAFGFGLFAAFGVLYLFFSLVKTKMPAFCFPVHFLGLSYIVWGLAGSLQYVKFPALRKWGLAILGAILCFGIFQPQKILQARQIDNHLRNAKLHNTAIYKSMGTELQEVDVVFNCKPFEQTELMFFQDVAAYHWYPEEAKIDSLLQLGYRIAAFKSHHDQHLPAYFYREEIKIIDVDIH is encoded by the coding sequence ATGTTGCCTATTGCCTTTTCCCCTTACCTATTAGCTAGCTTTTTGGGGTTGGGCTTATTCCTTTGGTTTTGGGTAGTAAAAACAGAAGTAAATAAGTTAAAGCTTTGTTTACTCTTTTTTTTGGCCCTTGGAATAAGACTTTACATGATTCAAATTGATCCCTTTTTGCAAGATTGGGATGAACGCTTTCATGCCCTTGTTGCTAGAAATATGATTGAGCAACCTTTTACTCCTTTACTACATAAAACAGCTCTACTCCCTTATGATCCAGCAGCTTGGTGTTGTAATCATATTTGGCTGCATAAACAACCTTTGTTTTTATGGCAGATGGCACTTTCTATGAAAGTTTTTGGGGTTTCTGTTTGGGCGATGCGTCTTCCCTCTGCCTTGATGGGCGCTATAGCTGTGCTATTGAGCTATGACTTTATGCGCATTTGGAGTCAGAAAAAAAAGTGGGCCTTCTTAGTCGCTCTATTCAGCTGCTTTTCTTTTGTTCAGCTAGAGTTGAGCTCTGGCCGTCTTAATTTGGACCAAAATGACGTTAGTTTTGCCTTTTATGTGGGGGCTAGCTTTTGGGCCTTTAGCCGATATAGCATAAGTCAAAAAAAGTGGCCTTGGGCTATTGCCATTGGACTATTCGCAGGAGCTGGCGTTTTGGTCAAATGGTTAACTGGAATTTTAGTATTTGGCAGTTGGGGACTATATATTTTGGGCCAAAAAGAAAAGCGTTTTCAGCTCAAATATTGGGGACATATTGCCCTTGGGGCCGCTAGTTGTCTAGCCACTTTTGGCCCTTGGCAAGTTTACATAATTAAGCGTTTTCCTCTAGAAAGTAGCTTAAGTTATGCCTTTAACCGAGAACATATATTTACTGCCCTAGAAGGGCATAGTGGCAATTTCTTATTTCATTTCAGGGAATTGTGGACCATTTATGGCAGTAGTTTTCATCTCATCTTTTTGGCCCTTGGTATACTACTGAGCTTAATCATCAGCCCAAAAAAAGCCTTTGGATTTGGACTTTTTGCTGCCTTTGGAGTGCTTTACCTTTTCTTTTCTCTGGTTAAGACCAAGATGCCCGCCTTTTGTTTTCCAGTTCATTTTTTGGGCCTCTCTTATATTGTTTGGGGCTTAGCTGGAAGCTTGCAGTATGTTAAGTTTCCAGCTCTAAGAAAGTGGGGCTTAGCAATATTGGGGGCCATCCTTTGCTTTGGGATTTTCCAACCTCAAAAGATTCTTCAAGCGCGACAAATAGACAATCATCTCCGAAATGCCAAGCTCCACAACACAGCCATTTACAAAAGTATGGGGACTGAACTTCAAGAGGTTGATGTTGTCTTTAATTGCAAACCTTTTGAGCAAACAGAGCTGATGTTTTTTCAAGATGTAGCGGCCTATCATTGGTATCCAGAAGAGGCCAAAATTGACTCACTACTTCAATTGGGGTATCGCATTGCAGCTTTTAAAAGTCATCATGATCAACATCTACCCGCCTATTTTTATCGGGAAGAGATTAAAATTATAGACGTAGATATTCATTAG
- a CDS encoding alanine/glycine:cation symporter family protein, giving the protein MRKYALLFLFAFLAQMSIAQSLQKTLVDEDTDISFYPVDKQIDLRFTPTSNFIQSIVFASFKVKNRYDYYAQKERVDGNKYKYFVKVEDSTSYHSQKAAGGGGFIEMTAEGKQYFVALSGKKAADKFAAAKKEGKEAVQQLKRKRSYMDQSPYEVTTELADGTEFSIKYLNEKSFNLTYQQTENGKTYSISQDMNFGETYKVKVKEDDPGADFSLKLTNKELAAQQTEPIILLASSINMPFVLLILLLGALFFTIYFKFPNITRLGLAINTVRGKYYNPDDQMSEDNPDTIKDEAAEGEVTPFQALSAALSATVGLGNIAGVAIAISLGGPGATLWMIIAGLLGMASKFTECTLGVKYREIDEEGTIHGGPMYYLSKGLADKGLAGLGKVFAIFFAIMCVGGSFGGGNMFQANQAASQVLGTLGIEGGAGGFIFGLITAALVAVVIIGGIKRIGKVAETIVPFMAVLYVGSALIVIAMNAGQIPTAFGLILDEALNPPAMFGGFVGVLITGFQRAAFSNEAGVGSAAIAHSAVKTAYPASEGVVALLEPFIDTVIICTITALVIIITGQYENLDGIDGVSMTSNAFATAIPWFPYILTLAVALFAFSTMLSWSYYGLQAWKFLFGKSKAMDLTYKVLFCIFVVVGASASLGSVVGFSDAMIFAMVFPNMIGLIILAPTVRKEVKRYVADIKAGKLG; this is encoded by the coding sequence ATGAGAAAATACGCCTTACTATTCCTCTTTGCCTTTTTGGCCCAGATGAGTATTGCGCAATCCTTGCAAAAAACGCTGGTAGATGAAGATACCGATATCTCCTTCTATCCCGTAGATAAGCAGATTGATTTGCGCTTTACGCCCACATCTAATTTTATTCAAAGCATTGTCTTTGCCTCTTTTAAAGTAAAAAATCGCTACGATTATTATGCTCAAAAAGAGCGGGTAGATGGCAATAAGTATAAGTATTTTGTCAAGGTAGAAGATTCTACAAGCTACCATAGCCAAAAGGCCGCAGGAGGTGGAGGTTTTATTGAAATGACTGCAGAGGGAAAGCAGTATTTTGTGGCCCTAAGTGGAAAAAAAGCTGCCGATAAGTTTGCCGCCGCCAAAAAGGAAGGCAAAGAAGCCGTTCAACAGCTTAAACGCAAACGCAGCTATATGGATCAGTCGCCTTATGAGGTGACTACCGAGCTAGCCGATGGCACAGAGTTTAGCATTAAGTACCTCAATGAAAAGAGCTTTAACCTGACTTATCAGCAAACAGAAAACGGGAAAACCTATAGCATTAGTCAGGATATGAATTTTGGCGAAACCTATAAGGTGAAAGTTAAGGAAGATGACCCTGGCGCTGATTTTAGCCTGAAATTGACGAATAAAGAATTAGCTGCTCAACAAACAGAGCCCATCATTTTACTCGCGAGTAGCATCAATATGCCTTTTGTGCTTTTGATTTTGCTTTTGGGTGCGCTCTTTTTTACGATCTATTTCAAGTTTCCCAATATTACCCGCCTTGGCCTAGCCATCAATACCGTCAGAGGGAAATATTATAATCCCGACGATCAGATGTCAGAGGATAATCCCGATACCATTAAGGATGAAGCCGCAGAAGGAGAGGTAACGCCTTTTCAAGCCCTTTCGGCCGCTCTTTCGGCTACGGTAGGACTCGGAAATATCGCTGGGGTGGCTATTGCCATTTCTTTGGGTGGACCTGGCGCTACGCTTTGGATGATTATCGCTGGCTTGCTCGGTATGGCCTCTAAGTTTACCGAATGTACCCTCGGCGTAAAATATAGAGAAATTGATGAGGAAGGGACCATTCACGGCGGTCCTATGTATTACCTCTCTAAAGGTCTAGCCGATAAAGGCTTAGCTGGCCTCGGAAAAGTATTCGCCATTTTCTTTGCAATTATGTGTGTAGGAGGCTCTTTTGGTGGCGGAAATATGTTCCAAGCCAACCAAGCCGCCTCTCAAGTACTGGGCACTCTAGGCATCGAAGGTGGTGCCGGTGGCTTTATCTTTGGTCTAATTACCGCTGCACTAGTGGCTGTGGTTATCATTGGTGGAATTAAACGAATCGGTAAAGTAGCCGAAACAATCGTTCCTTTTATGGCCGTTCTTTATGTCGGTAGCGCACTAATCGTGATTGCGATGAACGCTGGCCAAATTCCTACTGCTTTCGGACTTATCCTCGATGAAGCGCTCAATCCCCCCGCTATGTTTGGTGGTTTTGTTGGCGTACTTATTACTGGTTTCCAACGGGCCGCTTTCTCCAATGAAGCAGGCGTAGGTTCTGCCGCTATTGCCCACTCTGCCGTAAAAACAGCTTATCCCGCTAGTGAAGGGGTGGTCGCTCTCCTAGAGCCTTTTATTGATACCGTGATTATCTGTACCATTACCGCTTTGGTCATCATCATTACGGGCCAATACGAAAACCTAGACGGTATCGATGGCGTGAGTATGACTTCTAACGCCTTCGCTACAGCTATTCCTTGGTTCCCTTATATCCTCACTTTGGCTGTAGCCCTTTTCGCCTTTTCTACCATGTTGTCTTGGTCGTATTATGGCCTCCAAGCCTGGAAATTCCTCTTCGGGAAATCTAAGGCGATGGATCTCACCTATAAGGTGCTTTTCTGCATTTTTGTAGTGGTGGGCGCTTCGGCTAGCCTCGGCTCTGTGGTCGGATTTTCCGATGCCATGATTTTTGCCATGGTGTTCCCCAATATGATCGGCCTGATCATTTTGGCTCCCACGGTTCGCAAAGAAGTAAAACGCTATGTGGCCGATATTAAAGCCGGTAAATTGGGCTAA